The genomic window CCGCCGCGGCCAGACGTGGCGACCAACCAGCGGACATGGTTTCCTGCTTCCACTGTTCACCATCAGTACTGGACCATACCGCATTACTGGCGGAATGTCCTTCCAAACGTCCGTTGTACCATCCGCCCATAAACCACATGCGGTCAGCAAACGTCAGCGACATCGATAGATCGCTGTGCAGCCACGGTGCTTGTTTGGCGACTTGTTTCCAACTGCGACCATCCGGCGAACTCCATACGTCTCGCGGAGGTGCGGAATAAGAATCAAACCAGCCCCCAAACACCCACAGCTGGTCGTTAAACACAAGTTCTCCCTGAGAGTCGCGTGCCTGCCAGCCCGCGTCGTTGGTCACCAGTTTCCAGTTGTGGGGCTCATCCGCAACTCCCGGCGCAGCCAGTGCGAGCGTGGATAAGATCACGAGCAGTCGCAAAGCACGAATGATTTTCGCGAGTAGGTTTTGTGTCAAATGCATAGTCGTTGGTCGCTCGGGACGTGAAATCAAATATTGACGATAGATACGTTGCGAGTAGGAAGTATTTCCGTCGGGCTTGCAGGCTGTCGATTTAATGGTCGCGTTGAGACCGATGGTGCGATGAACAGCCCGTGGCGGTGGACAACGTATTCGCCGACGCCTTCGGCTGCGGGTTAAACGACTAAATCGACGTCCTGATCACTCCGCAGACGCGGACGCGGACGCGGCCAGGATCTGCTTGGCTTCCTGTTCATCGATATTGCGAACAAAGATATTCCGCCATCGAATTTCACCACCGTGGGTTTGCAACATGATCGGCCCTTTGGCGGGCAGCGGCTGTTTGCGATCCCAAAAATTTTCCATCACCGCTCCGTCGACGACCAATTGGTCGTTCAGCCAAACCCAAGTCCGGTCGCCGATCTGACGGATGCGAAAATGATTCCACTCGCCAAATGGTTTGTCCGCCAAAACCAATGGGTGGCGACCCGCTTTGCCAGGCGAATTGTTAAACAGACCTCCGGAGCCGAGGTGAGGTTTTCGCGTCGGGCGTTTGGGATTGTAGACCTGATTCCAGTCCCAGATTTGG from Roseimaritima ulvae includes these protein-coding regions:
- a CDS encoding 3-keto-disaccharide hydrolase; the protein is MLRFSACLAVVILTAALTPNEGKTADPKPPEGFRALFNGQDLTGWYGLNPHAAAKLSGEKKAANLQKQRDEFAQHWRVDNGELVNDGHGPYATTEEEFGDIEFLIDYKTVAKADSGIYLRGTPQVQIWDWNQVYNPKRPTRKPHLGSGGLFNNSPGKAGRHPLVLADKPFGEWNHFRIRQIGDRTWVWLNDQLVVDGAVMENFWDRKQPLPAKGPIMLQTHGGEIRWRNIFVRNIDEQEAKQILAASASASAE